One window of Panthera tigris isolate Pti1 chromosome C2, P.tigris_Pti1_mat1.1, whole genome shotgun sequence genomic DNA carries:
- the LOC102955137 gene encoding LOW QUALITY PROTEIN: tripartite motif-containing protein 77-like (The sequence of the model RefSeq protein was modified relative to this genomic sequence to represent the inferred CDS: inserted 3 bases in 2 codons), giving the protein MDSTFVRCAPSLLICSICKDYFTDPVTINCGHSFCTPCLCLLWEDPQHPTCCPVCRAVSPCMDFKSIISAEGQARAKKESVAKQLPRSARQVCWIHQALKNIFCPTDKSLLCLQCSHSPGHTTHIHCPVSQVAEHCREKLLMQMKSIWKNXRNQRNINKEYNLLRVWQGFVNLRMVMIKAEYPKVYQYLHKEKQKHLESLAIEGKIIFHRLWRNVARMLQMGKLLKRIYEELKEMCLKADVHLLQDLEDIIKRSQLVQAHLPQPVDPQLSEWTITGMSERLNNFRVYITFDDNIRNYRVPLFEDLRRLQCCPDQDLRRSPASSQYKPSWAAQAAFTSGKYYWEVDVGNSQNWIKGLCRESWTKHHDLLLNSEGIFLLXCVNVDNHCRLFSASLPLCHYIPRPQGLVGVFLDYEFGIVSFVNVAKSSLICNFLSCSFSFPLRPFICYGPK; this is encoded by the exons ATGGATTCTACTTTTGTGCGCTGCGCCCCCAGTCTGCTTATCTGTTCCATCTGCAAGGACTATTTCACAGACCCTGTCACCATTAACTGTGGACACAGCTTTTGTACTCCGTGTCTCTGCCTCCTGTGGGAAGATCCCCAGCATCCTACCTGTTGCCCTGTATGCAGGGCAGTATCTCCATGCATGGACTTCAAAAGCATTATTTCTGCTGAGGGACAAGCTCGGGCTAAAAAAGAATCAGTTGCCAAGCAGTTACCAAGGTCTGCCAGGCAGGTGTGTTGGATACACCAAGCACTAAAGAATATCTTCTGTCCAACTGACAAGAGCCTGCTGTGTTTGCAATGCTCTCATTCGCCAGGGCATACCACTCACATACACTGTCCAGTTTCACAGGTCGCTGAGCACTGCAGGGAGAAACTTCTGATGCAAATGAAATCTATttggaaaa agagaaatcagagaaatataaacaaagagtACAACTTACTTAGAGTATGGCAGGGTTTTGTAAATCTAAGGATGGTGATGATCAAGGCTGAATACCCTAAGGTGTACCAATACCtccacaaagaaaagcaaaaacatttagAGAGCCTGGCAATTGAAGGCAAGATAATTTTTCATCGCCTCTGGAGAAATGTAGCTAGAATGCTTCAAATGGGGAAACTCCTGAAAAGAATCTATGAGGAGCTGAAGGAAATGTGCCTCAAAGCAGATGTGCACCTGCTCCAGGATTTGGAAGACATCATAAAAAGGAGTCAGTTAGTGCAGGCGCACTTGCCCCAGCCTGTGGACCCACAGCTCAGTGAGTGGACAATCACTGGGATGTCTGAAAGGCTTAACAACTTCCGAGTGTATATTACATTTGATGATAACATAAGGAATTACCGTGTGCCTCTGTTTGAAGACCTGAGACGTTTGCAGTGCTGTCCTGACCAAGACCTGCGCCGCAGTCCAGCGAGTTCACAGTATAAGCCTTCCTGGGCAGCTCAGGCTGCCTTCACCTCTGGCAAATATTACTGGGAGGTGGATGTGGGAAACTCTCAGAATTGGATTAAAGGACTTTGCAGGGAATCCTGGACAAAACACCATGACTTGCTGCTCAACTCTGAGGGTATCTTTCTACT CTGTGTCAACGTGGATAACCATTGCcgtctcttctctgcctccctgccacTGTGCCACtacattccaagaccccaggGCTTGGTAGGGGTGTTTTTAGATTATGAATTTGGTATAGTAAGCTTTGTTAATGTTGCCAAAAGTTCCCTCATTTGTAATttcctttcctgttccttttccttccctctcagaCCTTTCATTTGTTATGGACCCAAATGA